AAACAGCATTCGGCCTATTTTATAGGCCATTGAATCGGGGGTGTGGCCGGGGAGCGACAGGTACGCGATCGTAAGACTCGCAACTTGGATGATGCCGTCGCCTTTCAGTATCGTCGATTCGGATTCCGCAATGTCGAAATCCGCCGCAAATATTTTGGGCGTGTATATTTTTTTCAGCGTCGAAAGACCTCTGATGTGGCTCGCGTGGTTGTGCGTTATCAGCACGGCGGTTAAATTGAACGGTCCGTTTTCGAGCTGTTCAAGAATTTCGCGCGAAATTTTGCACGGGTCGATTATCAGCGCTTCCATCGTATCTTCGTTGGTGACGACGTAGCAGTTTGAAAAGCCTTCTATATTCAAATGGAAATATACTTTCATTTTATCCCTCCGCCGTGAAGGAATTGCGCTTCGCGCGTGTTCGATTGTTTAAATGAAACGTTTTTCTGTTCGATATCGTAAAAAATCGTTTTTTTGATGTTGCAGTTTCTCAGTGATGTATCGAGCAGTACGGCTTTGATAAAGCGCGAATTGTACAAATCGGAATCATCGAACGACGACTGATACGCGGAGATACCGCAGAAATTGTTGTGCACCAAATCCGATCCGGTAAAAAGCACGTGTGAAAACGTCGCTCCGGCGAACGACGAAAACTGCAAGTTCGAGCGGACGAGCGTGCAGTCGGAAAACAGTGAAAAATCGAAAAAGGACATTCTCGATCTGAAAGATTCCGAATGCAGATTGCTGAACGTACAGTATTGAAAATTGCACCCGTAAAAACGCTTATCCGTTAAGTCGATATCGGTGAACGTCAGACCGCAGGCGTTGAGTCCGATTATTTTTTGGTGCGTACGGATGTATTCGTATATTTTTACTTTTTCGGCTTCCGGATCCGGCGAATGCTTAAGACAGTAATTCGGTTCTTCCGTCAGATTGCCGTTTTTATCTATGACCGAAAGCGCGGAGCGCTGGCACGGCGGGTGAATACAAGTGTTCAGTGCAAACATATATATATTTATAGGGCATTGCACAGGTTTAGTCAAATGGGTATGATAGAGCCATGTGTTGGAAATGTGCAAAACCGCTCGCTACGTCCGTGCAGATAAACCGTTCTTCGGTCTGTTCGGATTGCGGAGCCGATCTGCATTGCTGCAGAAATTGCCGGTTTTATGATCAAGGGTCTCATTACGATTGTCACGAAACGGTGGATGAAGAAGTCCGCGACAAGGAGCGGGCCAATTTCTGCGATTGGTTTTCTCCGAACGCGATTTCCGGCACTCACGGCGGTGCGGAGGCTTCGCTAGCGGCGAAAAATGCGTTTAACAGTCTGTTCGCGGATTGACGGAGCTGCATGTGGGAATCGATTTTGCGTTTCTTGATTCGGGAACGGGCGGCTTACCGTATATGCGGTATTTGAAGCAGCAGTGTCCCGAAGCCCGGTGCGTGTATTTAGCCGATACGTTCCATTTTCCGTACGGAGAAAAAAGCGTTTCTCAGATAATCCGGTACGCAACGGATGTTTCCGATCTTATTATCCGGAAATGGCAGCCGAAGGCCGTCGTGATTGCGTGCAATACGATGTCGGTTACCGCACTTGATTCCTTACGCAAGCGGTTTCCGCAGACGCCGTTTATCGGAACCGTTCCCGCGGTAAAGCAGGCGGCCGCTTGTACGCGTAACGGGATTATCGGACTGCTCGCGACCACCCGTACCGTACGGGACCCGTATACGGACGCTCTTATCCGAAAGTTCGCGCCGGGCTGTACCGTCGTGCGCCGCGGCGACGGAGCGCTCATCGATTTTATCGAGCATCGGCTGGTGTCCGCTCCCGATGCCGAACGGAAACGGGCCGTTCAGCCTGCGGCGGATTTTTTCAAATCGCACGGCGCCGATACGGTTATCCTCGGCTGTACGCATTTCGTGCATATTGCTGACGATATTCAGGAAGCCGTCGGCCGCGGCGTGAGCGTCATCGATTCGAGAAGCGGCGTCGTTCGGCAGGCGCTCAAAGTCGCCTTCACCGTGCCCCGGGCGGGGAAAGCCGCTGAGCGGGAACCGCTTCCCGCCGACGGAACGTTTTTCGTGACCGGATTTCAAGCCGGGCAGGATGAATCTTCATACGCCGAATTGTGCCGGCTGTACCGTATTCCGTGGGGCGGCAAATTGAGTCCCGCGGATTACGACTGTACAGAAAACGGCTGAGCGATTC
This sequence is a window from Treponema brennaborense DSM 12168. Protein-coding genes within it:
- the murI gene encoding glutamate racemase; the protein is MGIDFAFLDSGTGGLPYMRYLKQQCPEARCVYLADTFHFPYGEKSVSQIIRYATDVSDLIIRKWQPKAVVIACNTMSVTALDSLRKRFPQTPFIGTVPAVKQAAACTRNGIIGLLATTRTVRDPYTDALIRKFAPGCTVVRRGDGALIDFIEHRLVSAPDAERKRAVQPAADFFKSHGADTVILGCTHFVHIADDIQEAVGRGVSVIDSRSGVVRQALKVAFTVPRAGKAAEREPLPADGTFFVTGFQAGQDESSYAELCRLYRIPWGGKLSPADYDCTENG
- a CDS encoding pentapeptide repeat-containing protein, with product MFALNTCIHPPCQRSALSVIDKNGNLTEEPNYCLKHSPDPEAEKVKIYEYIRTHQKIIGLNACGLTFTDIDLTDKRFYGCNFQYCTFSNLHSESFRSRMSFFDFSLFSDCTLVRSNLQFSSFAGATFSHVLFTGSDLVHNNFCGISAYQSSFDDSDLYNSRFIKAVLLDTSLRNCNIKKTIFYDIEQKNVSFKQSNTREAQFLHGGGIK
- a CDS encoding MBL fold metallo-hydrolase, whose protein sequence is MKVYFHLNIEGFSNCYVVTNEDTMEALIIDPCKISREILEQLENGPFNLTAVLITHNHASHIRGLSTLKKIYTPKIFAADFDIAESESTILKGDGIIQVASLTIAYLSLPGHTPDSMAYKIGRMLFTGDTIGSGMIGSTNSSYARRTLVSNLQTKIISQQDDMIIMPGHGPPSSVAAEKKFNPAFQAPANPTA